The Fulvia fulva chromosome 6, complete sequence genome includes a window with the following:
- a CDS encoding Cytochrome P450 monooxygenase claM yields the protein MALLSLANDGTALLAVAFGVFATLTSLVLYLFSKPAFPKNAPQYYNEKWPLLGAMHFFTNRWDFYRRGVASSKTGNFSFHAGNYPVVALSGEEPRKIFFENKNLAFGEGYGALLGGSPDVKVDNNPLAESAAGSSEFSHYFTKRLTAMLKGPVLKNGLPQLLKDARANIDKLANDPSGVTNPFDSIYRLVFHVTMRTVACNDVANSPELIEQCLHHFEAIEGTGTPLSIMYPWMPVPAKFKRLYAGAQLYRIFQKVVDERKRTGIKDDDALQFLIDQDDSITDILTFVLGSLFAGQLNSGINASFILCYLACNDYWMKRVRDEVNSVADRHCPDTDLPLKDRLMRVPIEAWEGEFPSIDLCLKDTIRLQMSGTAFRKNISNQDIPLGKSGEVIPAGAYVTLGVGDMHYSPEIYSNPEEWDPARYERGEDKNQTYSWVGWGVARHPCLGMRFAKLENNLIVALFLAYFDEIQLTDEHGRPMTKVPKCNWNNHTARKPDVQMRLKYRLRQDGKA from the exons ATGGCGCTGCTGAGCCTGGCCAACGATGGCACCGCTCTGCTGGCCGTGGCGTTCGGCGTATTCGCCACCCTCACCAGTCTAGTCCTGTACCTCTTCTCCAAGCCAGCATTTCCCAAGAACGCTCCACAATACTACAACGAGAAATGGCCACTCCTGGGAGCTATGCACTTCTTCACCAACCGCTGGGACTTTTACCGACGTGGCGTGGCTAGTAGCAAGACTGGCAACTTCAGCTTCCACGCAGGCAATTATCCCGTGGTGGCCTTGTCTGGCGAGGAACCACGCAAGATCTTCTTCGAGAACAAGAACCTGGCTTTCGGCGAGGGCTATGGTGCGCTACTTGGCGGAAGTCCAGATGTGAAAGTGGACAACAACCCATTGGCAGAGTCAGCGGCTGGATCCTCCGAGTTCAGCCACTATTTCACCAAGAGACTGACAGCTATGCTCAAGGGACCGGTGCTGAAGAACGGTCTACCGCAGTTACTAAAGGATGCCCGTGCGAACATTGACAAACTCGCCAACGATCCTTCGGGAGTGACCAACCCCTTCGACAGTATCTATCGCCTAGTCTTCCATGTTACCATGCGCACAGTCGCGTGCAACGACGTGGCGAATAGCCCCGAACTCATCGAGCAATGTCTCCATCACTTCGAGGCCATCGAAGGCACCGGCACTCCACTTTCCATCATGTATCCATGGATGCCAGTCCCCGCCAAATTCAAGCGCCTATACGCAGGTGCACAGCTCTACAGAATCTTCCAAAAAGTGGTCGACGAGCGGAAGAGAACTGGCATCAAGGACGACGACGCTTTGCAATTCCTCATCGACCAAGACGACAGCATTACCGACATCCTCACCTTCGTCCTCGGCTCCCTGTTCGCCGGACAGCTGAACAGCGGCATCAACGCATCCTTCATCCTCTGCTACCTCGCCTGCAACGACTACTGGATGAAGCGCGTGCGCGACGAGGTCAACAGTGTAGCAGATCGACACTGCCCTGATACAGACCTCCCACTGAAAGACCGCCTCATGCGCGTGCCAATCGAGGCATGGGAGGGCGAGTTCCCGAGCATCGATTTGTGCTTGAAGGACACCATCCGTCTGCAGATGTCCGGCACGGCTTTCAGGAAGAATATCTCAAATCAAGACATCCCACTGGGCAAATCCGGCGAAGTCATTCCAGCTGGCGCATACGTCACCCTTGGTGTGGGCGATATGCACTACAGCCCAGAAATCTACAGCAACCCCGAAGAATGGGACCCTGCTCGATATGAGCGCGGCGAAGACAAGAACCAAACATACAGCTGGGTTGGCTGGG GTGTAGCTCGCCATCCATGCCTCGGCATGCGCTTCGCCAAATTGGAGAACAACCTCATCGTAGCCCTGTTCCTAGCCTACTTCGACGAAATCCAACTGACGGACGAACACGGCAGGCCTATGACGAAGGTGCCAAAGTGCAATTGGAACAACCACACGGCGCGCAAGCCGGATGTGCAGATGAGGCTGAAGTATCGCCTGAGACAGGATGGGAAGGCTTAG
- a CDS encoding H/ACA ribonucleoprotein complex subunit cbf5: MSSTDEDQMIIKPEAATPAVDTSKWPLLLKNWDQLQVRTGHFTPIPAGCTPLRRDLKSYVSSGVINLDKPSNPSSHEVVAWLKRILRVDRTGHSGTLDPKVTGCLIVCIDRATRLVKSQQGAGKEYVCVLRLHSKLPGGEAQLARALETLTGALFQRPPLISAVKRQLRVRTIYESNLLEFDNDRQLAVFWVSCEAGTYIRTLCVHLGLLLGVGGHMQELRRVRSGAMKEDDTMVTLHDCLDAQWLYDNQRDESYLRTVIKPLETLLTGYKRIVVKDSAVNAVCYGAKLMIPGLLRYESGIEVHEEVVLITTKGEAIAIAIAQMSTVELSSCDHGIVAKVKRCIMERDLYPRRWGMGPVATEKKKMKESGKLDKYGRTNEATPAQWRQEYKDFNDPEGVNGTTPAKAEQQAIEGAPVKEGIPGKGKEMPSKEDVEMAEPHDPATGETNGEKKEKKEKKRKHEGETAEEKAERKAKKKAKKEKKAKRESMVTNDSDDSD, encoded by the coding sequence ATGTCGAGCACCGATGAGGATCAGATGATCATCAAGCCCGAGGCTGCCACTCCCGCCGTCGACACGAGCAAGTGGCCGCTGCTGCTGAAGAACTGGGACCAGCTGCAGGTCCGCACCGGTCACTTCACACCCATTCCCGCCGGCTGCACACCTCTCCGCCGCGACCTCAAATCATACGTCTCCTCCGGTGTCATCAACCTCGATAAGCCCTCCAATCCATCCTCGCACGAAGTCGTCGCATGGCTGAAGCGCATCCTGCGTGTTGACCGCACTGGTCACTCCGGCACGCTCGATCCCAAGGTGACAGGATGTCTGATTGTGTGCATCGATCGCGCAACCAGACTTGTCAAGAGTCAGCAAGGCGCAGGAAAGGAGTACGTGTGCGTGCTGAGACTGCACAGCAAGCTCCCCGGTGGCGAGGCACAGCTGGCGCGCGCTCTTGAGACTCTCACTGGCGCGCTCTTCCAGCGTCCTCCACTCATCTCCGCCGTCAAGCGCCAACTTCGTGTCCGAACCATCTACGAGAGCAACCTCCTCGAGTTCGACAATGACCGACAGTTGGCCGTCTTCTGGGTTTCTTGCGAGGCTGGTACATATATCCGTACCCTTTGCGTGCATCTCGGTCTTCTCCTTGGCGTTGGTGGTCACATGCAAGAGCTGCGTCGTGTGCGATCAGGAGCCATGAAGGAGGACGACACAATGGTCACTCTCCATGACTGCCTGGACGCCCAATGGCTCTACGACAACCAGCGCGACGAGTCCTACCTCCGCACCGTCATTAAGCCACTCGAGACTCTTCTTACCGGCTACAAGAGAATCGTGGTCAAGGACAGTGCTGTCAACGCCGTCTGCTACGGTGCCAAGCTCATGATTCCTGGTCTGCTTAGATACGAGTCCGGCATCGAGGTGCACGAGGAGGTGGTTCTGATCACCACCAAGGGTGAGGCCATCGCCATCGCAATCGCGCAGATGAGCACAGTCGAGCTCTCCTCATGCGACCACGGCATTGTCGCCAAGGTCAAGCGTTGTATCATGGAGCGCGACCTTTACCCAAGAAGATGGGGCATGGGTCCAGTCGCAaccgagaagaagaagatgaaGGAGTCCGGCAAGCTCGACAAATACGGCCGCACCAACGAGGCCACCCCAGCACAATGGAGGCAAGAGTACAAAGACTTCAACGACCCCGAAGGCGTCAACGGCACCACACCCGCAAAAGCCGAGCAACAAGCCATCGAGGGCGCTCCTGTCAAGGAGGGCATCCCCGGCAAAGGCAAGGAGATGCCATCCAAGGAAGACGTCGAGATGGCGGAGCCCCATGACCCCGCGACCGGCGAGACCAACGGCGagaagaaggagaagaaaGAAAAGAAGCGCAAGCACGAGGGCGAGACCGCGGAAGAGAAGGCCGAGCGCAAGGCCAAGAAGAAGGCcaagaaggagaagaaggcGAAGCGCGAGTCGATGGTTACTAACGATAGCGACGATAGTGATTAG